In a genomic window of Chryseobacterium sp. G0162:
- a CDS encoding SusD/RagB family nutrient-binding outer membrane lipoprotein, which translates to MKNNIFKTKDLKSKKAKRLITSVLTAGVLALTSCESNLDKINENPNDQASIDPKYLLTYVAKDAFWVNGDNMYASRMMIGTDGENPFQYMKWNDASFEVYSKGLLNTVKMMQESEKRNNKNYVAVGKFLRAYYFFNTSLKVGSIPYSEAVKGESGITQPKYDSQDVVMAGVLSELKEANDLINTNDKIEGDIIFNGDANKWKKLINSFRLKILITLSKKTTVGSYNIATEFASIAGSQPLMTSISDNGELKFADAADSRYSMFNNSGYGSSLYMADYFINLFKDRKDPRLFTFASQTTGAKEAGKTITDFSGYNGGNPTSPYSDNAALITAKNISKVNDRFYKDPTNEPSSILSYSELEFILAEATARGWISGSAKTHYDNGIKASFSFYQTYVKNSGQYFTGFDVNQYLATPLVVYDNSASLQVQLEKIMTQKYMIMFHQSQWTSYYDYLRTGYPNYPLKPGVAAPFRFRYPQSEYNYNSTNLKAALTTQYGGNDNINSKPWWLQ; encoded by the coding sequence ATGAAAAATAATATATTCAAAACGAAAGACTTAAAAAGTAAAAAAGCAAAAAGACTAATCACATCTGTATTGACAGCAGGAGTATTGGCATTGACATCATGTGAATCCAATCTTGATAAAATCAATGAAAACCCGAATGATCAGGCAAGTATTGATCCTAAATATCTTCTCACCTATGTTGCTAAAGATGCCTTTTGGGTGAATGGAGACAATATGTATGCTTCAAGAATGATGATTGGTACCGATGGTGAAAATCCTTTTCAGTACATGAAATGGAATGACGCATCTTTTGAAGTCTATTCAAAAGGGCTTCTTAATACAGTAAAAATGATGCAGGAGTCTGAAAAAAGAAATAATAAAAACTATGTTGCCGTAGGTAAATTTCTAAGAGCTTATTATTTCTTTAATACAAGTTTAAAAGTGGGCAGTATTCCCTATTCTGAAGCAGTAAAAGGTGAATCGGGTATTACCCAACCTAAATATGACAGTCAGGATGTTGTGATGGCCGGAGTTTTATCAGAATTAAAAGAAGCCAATGATCTTATTAATACCAATGATAAAATTGAAGGAGATATTATTTTCAACGGAGATGCTAACAAATGGAAAAAACTCATCAATTCATTCCGTTTGAAAATCTTAATCACTCTATCTAAAAAAACAACCGTTGGAAGTTACAATATTGCAACAGAGTTTGCTTCTATTGCAGGAAGCCAGCCTTTGATGACCTCTATTTCAGATAATGGGGAACTTAAGTTTGCTGACGCAGCAGACAGTAGATATTCTATGTTCAACAACAGTGGATATGGATCCAGTTTATATATGGCTGATTATTTCATCAATTTATTTAAAGACAGAAAAGATCCACGTTTATTTACATTTGCCTCTCAAACTACTGGAGCTAAAGAAGCAGGAAAAACCATCACAGATTTTAGCGGATATAATGGAGGAAATCCTACTTCTCCATATTCTGACAATGCTGCCTTAATTACTGCTAAAAACATTTCTAAGGTGAATGACCGTTTCTACAAAGATCCAACTAACGAACCTTCATCAATTTTAAGCTACTCTGAACTGGAGTTTATCCTGGCAGAAGCAACAGCCAGAGGCTGGATATCCGGATCAGCAAAAACACATTATGACAATGGAATCAAAGCCAGTTTCAGTTTTTATCAGACTTACGTAAAAAATTCAGGACAATATTTTACAGGATTTGATGTCAACCAATACCTGGCTACTCCTTTGGTGGTTTATGATAACTCTGCGTCTCTGCAGGTACAATTGGAAAAAATTATGACGCAAAAGTACATGATTATGTTCCACCAGTCACAATGGACTTCTTATTATGATTACCTGAGAACAGGATATCCTAATTACCCTTTAAAACCTGGTGTAGCAGCACCATTCAGATTCAGATATCCTCAGTCTGAGTACAATTATAATAGTACCAATTTAAAGGCAGCTCTTACCACTCAATATGGTGGAAATGATAATATCAACTCTAAACCTTGGTGGTTACAGTAA
- a CDS encoding SusC/RagA family TonB-linked outer membrane protein, with product MKKTLATFAVFLLPLYITAQEIAVSGNVKSENGTSVSGVNITDKNTGKTTITDENGNFTISANPKDILEFFSPDFSVYTVEVSSKKQYAVVLRKANEKQIEGVVITALGIAKKKEKIGYSTQEVGTKQFETITTPSIGNLFSGQVAGLNVSNPTGMQQAPQFTLRGNSNLVFVIDGVIVEKEVFQNLDPNNIENINVLKGATASALYGSRGRYGAILITTKSAKKKGFSVEFSQNTMITGGFTNLPKTQTEYGNGSQGKYEFWDGADGGVNDGDMIWGPKFVPGLKIAQWNSPIRDKVTGQVVPWYGAVTGTQYNDKARYERVPIDWKYHDNLNTFLKPAIINNNNFAISYRNNKDIYRFSGNFMNYDDRVPNSYLQKYGVNFSSENHLGDKFIFDTKFNFNQAFTPNVPNYEYNPSGHMYTILIWMGADVDGNALKNHMWIPGKEGRAQANWNYAWYNNPWFGAEYYKNQNRTNIINAQTGLEYKATKDLSVKGKISLVENHSKSETFSPYSYFNYSAPRSGGYIVKDLKTWNLNYDVLATYKKKISDNFDFTINAGGSAFYFKNNRNEMSTDGLKIPEIYSFDNSIGALKNYTYLKEKLIYSAYSTIDIGLYNAFFINISGRNDWSSTLPKANRSYFYPSASISAVISNLVKMPEAVNMLKLSASWAKVAYDFQPYSIRNYYSNNKGISFNGNPTYLYPTILNVENTLKPEQTKSYELGLSAGLFNNRITLDATYFRTLDYNNILEFPSAESSGFVSQYVNGNEYTTKGFEISLGMVPIKTTDFTWKTLINWSTYEQKLTSIYDNMPNYNNIKLGERMDSYYDYTWQKSPDGKVILDAKSGMPTKANAPSNLGHFNPDWTFGFNNTFKYKKLSLNIGIDGSIGGIMRSQVVEKMWWGGKHPNSVAYRDLEYANPGKYYFVPDGVNYNPATGLYTQHTNPINFQDWAQNYPYQARVTQDESEEFANVFDRTFIKLRSVVLEYDFSSLLNPKGMVKGFTANISAYNLAMWKKSKNLYSDPDFQIRSGRTGDIANDIQDPSSRWFGIGFNLKF from the coding sequence ATGAAGAAAACTTTAGCTACGTTTGCCGTTTTTTTACTTCCGTTATATATTACAGCTCAGGAGATTGCCGTTTCCGGAAATGTAAAATCTGAAAATGGAACCAGTGTTTCAGGAGTAAATATTACCGACAAAAATACAGGAAAAACGACGATAACAGATGAAAATGGGAATTTTACCATTTCAGCCAATCCCAAAGATATTCTGGAATTCTTTTCTCCCGATTTTTCCGTTTACACGGTGGAGGTTTCTTCAAAAAAGCAATACGCTGTTGTTTTAAGAAAAGCCAATGAAAAGCAGATTGAAGGTGTTGTTATTACCGCTCTTGGGATCGCTAAGAAAAAGGAAAAGATTGGATATTCTACTCAGGAAGTAGGAACCAAACAGTTTGAAACCATTACTACACCAAGTATCGGAAATTTATTTTCAGGACAGGTGGCCGGCTTGAATGTTTCCAACCCAACAGGAATGCAGCAGGCTCCACAATTTACCTTAAGAGGAAATTCTAATTTGGTATTTGTTATTGATGGAGTGATTGTAGAAAAAGAAGTTTTCCAGAATTTAGATCCTAACAATATAGAAAACATCAACGTCCTGAAAGGAGCTACCGCTTCTGCGCTTTATGGTTCAAGAGGTCGATATGGAGCTATTCTGATCACCACAAAAAGTGCGAAGAAGAAAGGGTTTTCTGTAGAATTTTCTCAGAATACTATGATTACAGGAGGGTTTACCAATCTTCCAAAAACTCAGACTGAATATGGTAATGGTTCTCAGGGAAAGTACGAATTCTGGGATGGAGCCGATGGTGGAGTAAATGATGGAGATATGATCTGGGGTCCTAAATTTGTTCCCGGACTCAAGATTGCCCAATGGAACAGCCCGATCAGGGATAAAGTAACCGGACAGGTCGTTCCGTGGTATGGAGCTGTAACCGGTACTCAGTATAATGATAAAGCAAGATATGAAAGAGTTCCGATTGACTGGAAATACCATGATAATTTAAATACTTTCTTAAAACCTGCTATTATCAACAATAATAATTTTGCGATCAGCTATCGAAATAATAAAGATATCTACAGGTTTTCTGGAAACTTCATGAATTATGATGACAGGGTTCCCAACTCTTATCTACAGAAGTACGGAGTTAATTTCTCTTCTGAAAATCACCTGGGAGACAAGTTCATCTTTGATACAAAATTTAATTTCAATCAGGCTTTTACTCCTAACGTTCCTAATTACGAGTACAACCCTAGTGGACACATGTATACCATCTTGATCTGGATGGGGGCTGATGTGGATGGAAATGCCCTAAAAAACCACATGTGGATTCCGGGAAAAGAAGGCAGGGCTCAGGCTAACTGGAATTATGCATGGTACAATAACCCATGGTTCGGAGCTGAATACTATAAAAATCAAAACAGGACCAATATTATTAATGCCCAAACCGGATTAGAATATAAGGCGACAAAAGACCTTTCCGTAAAAGGAAAAATTTCCCTTGTTGAAAATCATAGCAAATCAGAAACATTCAGTCCCTATTCTTATTTCAATTACAGTGCTCCAAGAAGTGGTGGATATATTGTAAAAGATCTGAAAACCTGGAACCTCAACTACGATGTTTTGGCTACTTATAAAAAGAAAATCTCTGATAATTTTGATTTTACGATCAATGCCGGAGGTTCTGCATTTTACTTTAAAAATAATAGGAATGAAATGTCTACCGACGGTTTAAAGATCCCGGAAATATATTCATTTGACAATTCCATCGGAGCCCTCAAAAATTACACTTATCTGAAAGAAAAGCTAATTTACAGTGCCTATTCTACGATTGATATCGGGTTATACAATGCTTTCTTCATCAATATTTCCGGACGTAATGACTGGTCATCTACTTTACCAAAAGCCAATAGATCTTACTTCTACCCTTCCGCATCCATCAGTGCTGTTATTTCCAATCTGGTAAAAATGCCTGAGGCTGTCAATATGCTTAAACTTTCTGCTTCATGGGCAAAAGTGGCTTATGATTTCCAACCTTACTCTATCAGAAATTATTATTCAAATAATAAAGGAATAAGTTTTAATGGTAATCCAACCTATTTGTATCCTACCATCCTAAATGTAGAAAATACATTGAAACCTGAACAGACCAAATCTTATGAATTGGGATTAAGTGCCGGTCTTTTCAATAACAGAATTACTTTAGATGCTACTTATTTCAGAACTCTTGATTACAACAATATTCTGGAGTTCCCAAGTGCTGAGTCATCAGGTTTTGTCTCTCAGTATGTGAATGGTAATGAATATACTACAAAAGGATTCGAAATTTCACTCGGAATGGTCCCAATAAAGACTACTGATTTCACCTGGAAAACATTAATCAACTGGAGTACGTATGAACAAAAGCTAACTTCTATTTATGATAACATGCCTAACTACAACAATATCAAGTTAGGTGAAAGAATGGACAGCTATTATGATTACACATGGCAAAAATCTCCGGATGGGAAGGTAATTCTGGATGCCAAATCAGGAATGCCAACAAAAGCTAATGCTCCAAGTAATCTAGGACACTTCAATCCGGACTGGACTTTTGGTTTCAACAATACCTTCAAGTATAAAAAACTATCCTTAAATATCGGAATTGATGGAAGCATCGGTGGAATCATGAGATCTCAGGTCGTTGAAAAAATGTGGTGGGGTGGAAAACATCCGAATTCTGTTGCCTACAGAGATCTTGAATATGCTAATCCTGGAAAGTATTATTTTGTACCGGATGGAGTGAATTACAATCCTGCAACAGGGCTTTATACTCAGCATACCAATCCTATCAACTTCCAGGATTGGGCACAGAATTATCCATACCAGGCCAGAGTAACTCAGGATGAAAGTGAAGAATTTGCGAATGTTTTCGACAGAACCTTTATCAAGTTAAGATCTGTAGTATTAGAATATGACTTCTCTTCCCTATTGAATCCAAAAGGAATGGTTAAAGGGTTCACTGCCAATATCTCGGCTTACAATCTGGCTATGTGGAAAAAGTCTAAAAACCTTTATTCAGATCCGGACTTCCAGATCAGATCGGGAAGAACAGGCGATATCGCTAATGATATTCAGGATCCTTCAAGCAGATGGTTCGGAATCGGATTTAATCTTAAGTTTTAA
- a CDS encoding autotransporter assembly complex protein TamA, protein MKLFLKIFFVLFCVFTQAQKKQYWLIDTETKVRKKVKDSTSAVKFLDSLTQNNYFFTQLKEVKVKGDSTEIFFNKGKNFNETYVNLSDSIVHKLKVQKDFFTKNLDSTKKSINKSYIDEGYSFSRIKSKYKGQKNGYPIIELDINKNDKRTINGFVVKGYDRVPKRFIKNLEKEFKGKNYDEKNLLAINKSFQSHPFVMLDRQPQTLFTKDSTNIYLFLQKKKTNTFDGVIGFGNDKTDKFTLNGTMNVNFRNMFNGFEAVNLYWQRNPDKGQTFDLQVDIPYLFKSNVGMNTKVNIYRQDSTFANVKFLPAFYYHINNRNKIGLRATLETSTVIDSLYAIGKDYNKKGIGIWFEMTEPTDIDLFLYKTRINAGYDYLTTTYTKGNIKAAQNQFYFSGEHNYHISGNHFLNIKGEGAMMDSKIEFSANELYRFGGWNSMRGFNENSLAADFYYYGSLEYRYLIGNQAFFDFFGQYGQLNNKSLNVKPKLYSVGLGFNFFIPIGLMSFQLSNGNEFGNPFKFNDIKIHWGILSRF, encoded by the coding sequence TTGAAGTTATTTTTAAAAATATTTTTTGTTCTGTTCTGCGTTTTTACACAAGCGCAGAAGAAACAGTATTGGCTTATTGATACTGAAACAAAAGTCAGAAAAAAAGTAAAAGATTCAACTTCTGCGGTAAAGTTTCTGGATTCTCTAACTCAGAATAATTATTTTTTCACTCAGCTGAAGGAGGTAAAGGTAAAAGGTGACAGTACAGAGATTTTTTTCAACAAAGGAAAAAACTTTAATGAAACCTATGTGAATCTTTCTGATTCCATTGTGCATAAGCTGAAAGTTCAGAAAGATTTTTTCACTAAAAATTTAGATTCTACCAAAAAAAGTATCAATAAAAGTTATATTGATGAAGGCTATTCATTCAGCAGAATCAAATCAAAATATAAAGGTCAGAAAAATGGATATCCAATTATAGAGCTGGATATCAATAAGAATGATAAAAGAACGATCAATGGCTTTGTTGTAAAAGGTTATGACAGGGTTCCAAAAAGGTTCATTAAAAATCTTGAAAAAGAGTTCAAAGGAAAAAACTATGATGAGAAGAACTTATTAGCCATCAACAAGAGTTTTCAAAGCCATCCTTTTGTGATGCTTGACCGGCAGCCACAGACCTTATTCACCAAGGATTCCACCAATATCTACCTGTTTTTACAAAAGAAAAAGACCAATACCTTTGATGGGGTCATCGGTTTTGGAAATGATAAGACGGATAAATTTACCTTAAACGGTACCATGAATGTAAATTTCAGGAATATGTTCAATGGTTTTGAAGCGGTTAACCTTTATTGGCAGAGAAACCCTGACAAAGGCCAGACCTTTGATCTTCAGGTAGACATACCTTATCTTTTTAAATCCAATGTCGGGATGAATACAAAGGTGAATATTTACAGACAGGATTCTACGTTTGCTAATGTAAAATTCCTTCCTGCTTTCTATTACCATATCAATAACCGTAACAAAATCGGTCTGCGTGCAACCTTGGAAACCTCAACGGTGATTGATTCACTGTATGCTATTGGGAAAGATTACAACAAAAAAGGGATCGGGATCTGGTTTGAAATGACTGAGCCTACCGATATTGATCTGTTTCTTTACAAAACAAGAATCAATGCCGGATACGATTATTTAACAACCACCTATACCAAAGGAAATATAAAAGCTGCTCAAAACCAGTTTTATTTCTCCGGGGAACATAATTATCATATTTCAGGAAACCATTTCCTCAATATCAAAGGGGAAGGTGCTATGATGGATTCTAAAATTGAGTTTTCGGCCAACGAACTTTACCGTTTTGGTGGCTGGAATTCCATGCGTGGCTTTAACGAAAACTCCCTCGCCGCCGACTTTTATTATTACGGGAGTCTGGAATACCGTTACCTTATAGGTAACCAGGCTTTCTTTGACTTCTTTGGGCAATATGGCCAGCTCAATAATAAATCCCTGAATGTAAAACCCAAGCTTTACAGTGTTGGGCTCGGTTTCAACTTCTTCATTCCGATTGGGCTGATGAGTTTCCAGCTGTCGAATGGTAATGAGTTTGGAAATCCATTTAAGTTCAATGACATAAAAATCCACTGGGGAATTCTGAGTAGGTTTTAG
- a CDS encoding SDR family oxidoreductase, whose protein sequence is MTIIITGTSSGIGFALAEYFGKKGHKVFGLSRKYTESQYFKSIPTDVTDNTAVQNAIAEVLKIETKIDVLINNAGMGMVGAVEDSTKEDILKLFSLNLTGPVQMMSAVLPTMRAHKFGKIINVSSIGSEMGLPFRGFYSASKSALDKVTEAMRYEVYPWNIDVCSLHLGDIKTNIADNRVIAQVSQPYKNVFDKVYALMNAHVDEGTEPMEVAEYIEKLLGKNKWKAHYYFGKFGQKIGVPLKWILPQGIYENLMKKYNKLD, encoded by the coding sequence ATGACCATTATCATCACAGGAACTTCCTCCGGAATTGGATTTGCTTTGGCGGAATACTTCGGTAAAAAAGGACACAAAGTATTTGGTTTAAGCCGAAAATATACGGAAAGTCAGTATTTCAAATCTATCCCGACAGATGTTACTGACAACACCGCTGTTCAGAATGCTATTGCTGAGGTCCTGAAAATAGAAACCAAAATTGATGTCCTTATCAACAATGCCGGAATGGGAATGGTAGGTGCTGTGGAAGATTCTACCAAAGAAGATATCCTTAAACTTTTCAGCCTTAATCTTACCGGGCCTGTTCAGATGATGAGCGCGGTTCTTCCTACAATGAGAGCACATAAATTTGGAAAAATCATTAATGTATCCAGTATCGGAAGTGAAATGGGATTACCTTTCCGCGGGTTTTACTCTGCTTCAAAATCTGCTTTGGATAAAGTAACGGAAGCGATGAGATATGAAGTGTATCCTTGGAATATCGATGTGTGCTCTTTACATTTGGGTGATATTAAAACCAATATTGCAGACAACAGAGTGATTGCACAGGTCTCCCAGCCTTATAAAAATGTTTTCGATAAAGTGTATGCTTTAATGAATGCTCATGTAGACGAGGGAACTGAACCAATGGAGGTAGCAGAATACATTGAAAAACTTTTAGGAAAGAATAAATGGAAAGCTCATTATTATTTTGGTAAATTCGGGCAGAAAATCGGAGTTCCGTTGAAATGGATTCTTCCACAAGGAATTTATGAGAATTTAATGAAGAAATATAATAAACTGGATTAA